In Ruminococcus sp. OA3, one DNA window encodes the following:
- a CDS encoding zinc ribbon domain-containing protein, producing MAMINCPECGNEVSSLATTCPKCGHPMKLKTSENSNIKSNYTSNQPEKKKKKKGSCIGGLIVIIAIVAVIAAIGGGGDKEETKKTSSTNTAAKATEESQKEAQPQEEIMEIDPDTLLTDYEANEVRGDELYDEKMMRISGTVGSIGKDIMEDVYITFATAEEYSITSVQCYFSDDEQIKKVMELAEGDIVTIVGRCDGKFGNVLIRDCTFE from the coding sequence TAAGTGTGGACATCCGATGAAACTCAAAACATCAGAAAATAGTAACATTAAGAGCAATTATACCTCAAACCAGCCAGAGAAAAAGAAAAAAAAGAAAGGTAGTTGTATTGGTGGGCTTATTGTAATTATAGCAATAGTTGCAGTTATAGCAGCCATTGGGGGCGGTGGCGACAAAGAAGAAACAAAAAAAACATCTTCTACAAACACTGCTGCGAAAGCTACAGAAGAGTCACAAAAAGAAGCTCAGCCACAAGAAGAAATAATGGAAATCGACCCAGACACTTTACTGACAGATTATGAAGCAAATGAAGTTCGCGGCGATGAGTTATACGACGAAAAGATGATGCGCATCTCTGGCACAGTGGGAAGTATCGGAAAAGATATTATGGAGGATGTGTACATAACTTTTGCCACTGCAGAGGAATATTCAATTACTTCTGTACAGTGTTATTTTAGTGACGATGAGCAAATCAAAAAAGTCATGGAACTTGCGGAAGGTGATATAGTAACCATTGTCGGAAGATGTGATGGAAAATTTGGAAATGTACTTATAAGAGACTGTACATTTGAATAA
- a CDS encoding site-specific integrase — translation MPTARKLPSGSWRCQVFSHYETVTLEDGSTKKKRIYKSFTSDDPSKEGKKLAELAATQYAADRKKASSYCSLTFREALTEYINQRTSVLSPSTVREYKRTLNSSVPGLMDIKICDITQEDIQEAINIEARTHKPKTVRNTHGIISAVLRTYRPDFALNTALPKKIRPELYIPSDSEIRVLLDQVKGTEMELPILLAAFGPMRRGEICALHSRNIHSNIVHVCENMVLSSDHKWIIRQPKTYAGDRYIEFPDFVAEKWKDKEGRIVNLNPCMVTDRFRHILEKSNLPHFRFHDLRHYSASIQHALGIPDVYIMQRGGWGNDGVLKAVYRHALEEKEKEMNNLANSHFMNIMQHEMQHGKK, via the coding sequence ATGCCAACAGCTCGTAAATTACCATCCGGGTCATGGCGGTGTCAGGTGTTCAGCCACTACGAGACCGTGACACTTGAAGACGGATCTACAAAAAAGAAGAGGATATATAAATCGTTCACCAGTGACGATCCCAGCAAAGAAGGAAAGAAGCTGGCAGAGCTGGCTGCCACTCAATACGCAGCCGACAGAAAGAAAGCAAGTTCATACTGTTCACTTACTTTCAGAGAGGCCCTAACAGAATATATCAATCAGCGCACATCTGTATTGTCCCCGTCTACTGTACGAGAATACAAGCGTACCCTAAATAGTTCTGTGCCAGGCCTGATGGATATTAAAATATGTGATATTACACAGGAAGATATACAGGAAGCAATTAACATCGAAGCTCGTACACATAAACCAAAGACAGTACGGAATACACACGGGATTATATCGGCGGTACTTCGCACGTATCGCCCTGATTTCGCGCTTAATACTGCGCTGCCTAAGAAGATACGTCCAGAGCTATATATTCCGTCAGACAGCGAAATACGAGTCCTGCTTGATCAGGTAAAAGGGACTGAGATGGAACTCCCTATCCTACTCGCGGCATTCGGTCCAATGAGGCGCGGCGAAATCTGTGCCCTTCACAGCAGAAACATTCACAGTAATATTGTCCATGTATGCGAAAACATGGTCCTGTCTTCTGATCATAAATGGATCATAAGACAGCCCAAAACATATGCAGGTGACAGATATATCGAATTCCCGGATTTCGTAGCTGAAAAGTGGAAGGATAAGGAAGGAAGAATTGTAAACTTAAATCCATGCATGGTCACAGACCGCTTCAGGCACATTTTGGAAAAGTCTAATCTCCCTCATTTTCGCTTTCACGATTTGCGTCATTATTCAGCAAGCATACAACACGCACTCGGGATTCCGGACGTATATATTATGCAGCGCGGAGGATGGGGCAATGATGGAGTCCTAAAAGCAGTATACAGACACGCCCTTGAAGAGAAAGAAAAAGAGATGAACAATCTTGCAAACTCACATTTCATGAACATTATGCAACACGAAATGCAACACGGAAAAAAATAG